GCTTTTTCTCCAAGTTCCCTTTCAGGCATCGTAGATGCTTCAAAAACTGAAGGCATAGGACTATATGTTGAAACTGTGGAAACCATAGGTTCACATACTGGTGCTTCCTTGCTGCCCAAAGTTTTTTCTTCTGTCTTAGCAACGACCAAATTGCTTTGGCTGTCACCATTGGGTTTCAAAATGGCATTTCCACTGCAAGTAGAGGCCTTTTCTTGGGAACCATCAGCCAGTATAGCCATATTTGATTGAATTCCTGGTGCTTCCAAGTTCTCTAAAATGTTCTCTTCTTGGGAACCATCAGCCAGTATAGCCCTATTTGATTGGATTCCTGTTGCCTCCAAGTTATCTAAAACGTTCTCTTCTGTTTTCACCAAGAGTGAATTATCCTCATGGTTTTTGAGAGATAGTTCATCTATATTTTCAGTCACGGTAGAGGTATCCTGTACAGAGCAACTGATTGGCATCAGCACATCCGAACATGCATCTTGAACATTGTTGAAACTTTGCTTATCCTCGGCAATCAGACTTTGAACTTGGACATTATCAGAAGCACAGTTGCCCACAACTGTGTTTTTAGTATTTGTGTCAAGAGCATAATTTTCATCAGCAGGTAAAGTGGCACTCAAAGGTCCATTTTCAGCATCTGCCTTACTATGATCATTAACTGTAGACACCTTAACTTGAGGACCCTGACTAGATTGTAAATAGGCATCAGAATCCTTACTTGTGTCTTCATTATTGTTTTGAATGTTGGCATCAGAATTCTTACCTTCTTTATGATCAGAAGTGTTCTTAACATCAACAAATGGCAAACCTGTTCCAGACTTTGGAGAGTTCTCATTATTGTCATTCACCTTTTCATCTTTAGAGGAAGCAACTTCTGTTACAGGACCTGCCTCATCTTTCTTTTCACGGATTCCATTCCCATCATCAGTTATGCAGGTTTCAACCCCGGTTATATTTTCCACGACACTTACACTACCAACCTGTACAGTAGTAGTAAACAAATTTGCCTCATTTATATTCAGGTTTTCAGTTTGGACATGAGACATTTCATCTGTGCTTGAAACATTTGAAGCTGCAGTAGATGTTTCAAGCTTGACAAGTTCTTTAGCCAGTAGTTGTAAACTTGGTTGGGAAACACCAGGTTCCACATCTTGAATAACAACACTTTGGATTTCACATTCCCTCGAAGTCTCCTGCTTTTCAGACTTTACAGCATCCACAGATGGGTTCATAGCTTCATATTTTTGTATGGTGTCCTTTTCTTCAATGCTCTGTTTCTGCAGCAACTCTTTCTGTTCATTTTCTTCCTGTAAATGAAGTACGTGGATTAAAGTTAGCATGTTATTACATGTTGCAAGTGATCTCTGGCACAAATAGACTTCAAAATGAAGCATCATGTTGAAAAACAGAACTTGCAGCTTTTATGGAGATTACAGTTTTCATCCTTCTTGCTTTTATTGATGACTTTCAGAAATAGATATGAAGATTTGGTACGAGATACAATACAGACAAATCACAGTTTACAAGTTGCAGCAAAGCCCAGAGAGAACACCTGAAACAAGTCATGTATAGCAGAAAAAGAAGCTATATGCAAATTCAAAGGGCAGAAAAATGCATCATTATCAAAATCAGGTAAACTTCAGGAATTGAGATAAATCATAAATAtttagattttgagaacaacactg
The nucleotide sequence above comes from Cryptomeria japonica chromosome 11, Sugi_1.0, whole genome shotgun sequence. Encoded proteins:
- the LOC131068308 gene encoding uncharacterized protein LOC131068308, whose amino-acid sequence is MGGCVSKKMSVEYDPEMKQKQGQEQEKRNSEASSFQTKLETDVYAKQSGSKRALSFLFEQEENEQKELLQKQSIEEKDTIQKYEAMNPSVDAVKSEKQETSRECEIQSVVIQDVEPGVSQPSLQLLAKELVKLETSTAASNVSSTDEMSHVQTENLNINEANLFTTTVQVGSVSVVENITGVETCITDDGNGIREKKDEAGPVTEVASSKDEKVNDNNENSPKSGTGLPFVDVKNTSDHKEGKNSDANIQNNNEDTSKDSDAYLQSSQGPQVKVSTVNDHSKADAENGPLSATLPADENYALDTNTKNTVVGNCASDNVQVQSLIAEDKQSFNNVQDACSDVLMPISCSVQDTSTVTENIDELSLKNHEDNSLLVKTEENVLDNLEATGIQSNRAILADGSQEENILENLEAPGIQSNMAILADGSQEKASTCSGNAILKPNGDSQSNLVVAKTEEKTLGSKEAPVCEPMVSTVSTYSPMPSVFEASTMPERELGEKAMEEPHGTSKLAGESENQMENKATEALEEQVGEMKVSCQVDHSETEAMSQESYVGKNVNQGGEILGNDVSPSKMSRERFSDSNLLVLGSVPKENGVASPTNVGKELAENGNAFSGENMESPSVINTLSAKQDSQSKDIADNYGTQVKSPEARQE